In Deltaproteobacteria bacterium, the following proteins share a genomic window:
- a CDS encoding ribbon-helix-helix protein, CopG family: MRSTSTFTISLPPAIARALEKLRKSEHRTRSELIREALRFYLLPSAGPSRRELRGIERGRAEIRRGRYLTLAQLHAELDRLNLLERSKGRAPRASNRARATRSRARPAGGRPVRR, translated from the coding sequence ATGCGTTCTACGTCCACCTTCACCATCTCGCTCCCGCCGGCCATCGCGCGGGCGCTCGAGAAGCTCCGAAAGAGCGAGCACCGTACCCGCTCCGAGCTCATCCGCGAAGCGCTCCGCTTCTATCTCCTGCCGAGCGCCGGACCCAGCCGGCGCGAGCTCCGGGGCATCGAGAGGGGTCGAGCGGAGATCCGCCGCGGGCGATACCTGACTCTCGCGCAGCTGCATGCCGAACTGGACCGTCTCAATCTCCTCGAGCGCTCGAAAGGTCGTGCGCCGCGCGCCTCGAACCGAGCGCGAGCGACTCGGAGCCGAGCTCGACCAGCTGGCGGTCGACCCGTTCGGCGGTGA